The Pantoea eucalypti sequence TCCGGTCGGGTGTGCGGCGTCGCTGGTGACGCTGGCTTTTCGCGGCGTGATAGAACTGATCAACCATCTGCTCTTTGCCCGCAGTGGCGAAATTACCGAATCCCTGCATCTCTGGCCGTGGATCTTCTGGCCGCTGCTGGTGGGGGCGGGCGGGGTGCTGGCGGGCTATTTTTTGCGTTATGCGGTCGCCATTGAGCAACAGCAGACGGTGAAAACGGATTATCTTGAAGTGATCAACGCCCGACTCGATGCGGTACCGACACGAACCTCGCTGTTCCGTGCCTTATCGTCGATTGCCAGTATCGGCAGCGGTGCGTCGATCGGTAAAGAGGGGCCGATGGTACAGCTTTCGGCGCTGTGCGGCAGTGCGATTGGCCGCCTGTTACCGGCCTCACTGAACCTGAAAAACAGTGACGTGGTGGCGATGGCGGCTGCGGCGGGCCTGGCGTCGGTCTATCATGCGCCACTGGCCTCAGCGATTTTTGTGGCGGAGATTGCGTTTGGTATTTCTGCGCTGCAGCGGCTGATCCCTCTGATTATCGCGTCGGCGACAGCGGTGATGACCATGTGGACGCTGGGCTTCCGCAGCGCGCTCTATCCGCTGGCAGACGCAAACTTCGCCATGGATCTCAGCAGCCTGTTGATGACGGTGGTCATTGGTTTGAGCGCCGGTCTGGCGGGCTGGCTTCTGATTAAATGCATCGCCCGCAGCAAAGTACTGTTCAGCGGCATCGCTTCTCTGCCCTTGCGCCTGGGCGCGGGTGGATTCGCCGTCGGCTTACTGGCGCTGATCTCTACTGATATTCTCGGCAACGGCTACGAAGTCATCGTCAAAGTCATGGCAGGCGACTATCTGCTGCCGGGATTACTGTTGTTGCTGGTGCTGAAAACCCTCGCCACCAGCCTGTCTGTGGGGTCGAACGCTGTCGGCGGACTCTTTACGCCTTCGCTGCTGATAGGCGCGCTGCTTGGGGTGATTATCGCGATGATCGGGGCGGCGCTGCATTTGCCGCTGGGCAATGTGCTGCTTTATGCCGCGATTGGCATGGCAGCGGTGCTGGCGGCGGTCAGTCAGGCGCCATTGATGGCGATGCTGATGGTGCTGGAGATGACGCTGAATAGCAGCCTGCTGTTTCCGCTGATGATTGCCACCGTGCTGGCGTCGATGGTGGTCTATCGCCTGCAATCCGCCAGTACCTATCCGGTCGTAAGTCATCACTTCAGCCGTTCAGAGGCGAAGTATGATTTCGATAACATGCGTATAGCTGAGCTGATTATTCCCGGTGCGGCATTGCAGCCGGAGGAGTCAGTGGGGCAGGCGCTGGCGGTCAGTTCGCTGAAGCGTGAGCGCTACGTCTATGTGATCAACGCCGCAGGTGCTTTCCTCGGTGTGGTCTCGATCCATGAGATTTCGCGCCGGGTGCTGGCGCAGGAAATTACTCTCGACTCACCGGTACAGTGTGTCATGGATCAGGATTTCCCGGTGGTCTATCAGAATCAGAGTATGCGTGAGGGGTGGGAGGCGTTTGCGGCGGTGACGCTGGAACGACTGCCGGTGCTGAATAATCCCCAGGAGCGACGCTTTCTGGGGGCGCTGACTAAAACCAGCCTGATTCAGAAAGCGCAGGAGTTTCTTTAAGCCGCATTGCCGCGCATCGCCTGGTCAGTCATCCACAGGCGTGCGTCAAATTCGAGCTGGTGGTAATCCGGCTCCATATGGCAGCAGAGCTGGTAAAACGCTTTATCGTGGTCTTTCTCTTTCAGGTGGGCCAGCTCATGCACCACGATCATCCGCAGAAATGGCTCAGGGGCGAGGCGGAAAAAGGTTGAGATACGGATTTCCGCTTTCGCCTTGAGTTTGCCGCCCTGAATCCGCGAGATAGCCGTGTGCAGTCCAAGTGCATGCTTCATCACCTTGATCTTGTTATCCCACATCACTTTGCTGATTGGCGGCGCGTTGCGCATATAGCGGTTTTTCAGCGCCTGCGTGTAGTCATACAGCGCCTTATCACTCATCACGTCGTGGGTGTCAGGATAGCGTTCCTGCAGAAATGCACCTAAGCGCTGGTGGGCGATTAGCGTCTGGACCTGCTCAAGAAGAGGGGCAGGATAACCCTGAAGGTAGATCAGTGAGGACATTAGGGATTCCTGGCGAAAGACAGTATACTGCGCCCCCGATTTTGGGGCGAAAATCAATCAGAGTGTACCACGCCGGAGAATTCATGAGCCAACTTGAACTGAACGATCGCACACTGATCCTGCATCGCTTCCCGCAGATGCGTGACGAAAGTCCATTACAAGCCTGGGATGCGGCTGATGAATACCTGTTACAGCAGGCGCTGCCAGAAGGACCCGTGCTGATCTTCAACGACAGCTTCGGGGCGTTAACCTGCGCCCTGAATCCGCGCACTGTCTGGCACGTCAGCGACTCCTGGCTGAGCCAGCAGGCCGCCCGCCAAAATCTGAGCTTCAATGAGATGGATGACAGCAACGTACACTTTGTTGATAGCCTGGCTGAGCTGCCCGCGGCTCCGGCGGCGGTGCTGATTAAAGTGCCTAAAACGCTGGCGTTGCTGGAGCATCAGTTGCGTGCCATTCGTGAAGTCGTCACGCCTGATACGGTGATTGTGGCGGCGGCGCGCGCCAAAGAGATCCACAACTCGACTCTGCAGCTGTTCGAACAGATCATCGGTGAAACCAAAACCTCACTGGCCTGGAAAAAAGCGCGCCTGATCTACAGCCAGTTCAGTCAGCCTGAACTGCGTGAGGCCACGCCGACGCTGGTCTGGCCGCTGGATGGCACCCCTTATCAGATCCACAACTACGCTAACGTCTTCTCGCGTTCTTCGCTGGATATCGGCGCACGGCTGTTTGTGCAGCATCTGCCTGAAAACATTGAAGGTGAGATTGTCGATCTGGGCTGTGGCAACGGTGTGGTAGGGCTGGTGGCGCTGGAGCAGAACCCGCAGGCCGAGGTGCATTTCCTTGATGAGTCTTATATGGCGGTCGCCTCCAGCAAGCTTAACGTGGAAGTAAACCGTCCTGATGACCTGTCGCGCTGTCAGTTCCTGGTGAATAACGTGCTGAGCGGCTATCCATCAGATCGGCTGCACGCGGTGCTGTGCAACCCGCCATTCCATCAGCAGCACGCTGTTACCGATCATCTGGCATGGCAGATGTTCCGCGATGCGAAACGCTGCCTTCAGTATGGCGGCGAGTTGCGCATTGTCGGCAACCGCCACCTCGATTATCACCACAAGCTGAAAAAGTTGTTCGGCAACTGTACGCTGATCGCCTCAAACCAGAAGTTTGTGGTGCTGCGCGCGGTGAAAATGCGCTAGTCAGATCGTCAAAGCGAGTTGCGTTGCCTGCGCAATCGCGCGGCGCGCATCCAGTTCCTCCGCGACATCTGCGCCGCCTATTACGGTTACCACCTGTCCTTTTGCACGCAGCGCGGCTTCCAGTTCGCGCTGCGGCTCCTGGCCGGCACAGATAATCACGTTATCCACCTCCAGCAGCAGCGTTTCACCGTTACGCCGCACGTGCAGGCCGCTGTCATCAATGGCCAGATATTCAATGCCGCCCCACATCTCCACGCCGCGCGCCTGAAGGCTGGTGCGATGAATCCAGCCGGTCGTTTTTGCCAGCCCGGCACCCGGTTTCCCTGATCGGCGCTGCAATAGCCAGATTTGCCGTGATGCGGCAGGCGGCTGTGGGGCAACCAGGCCGCCGCGCTGTGTCAGGCTGTGGTCGATGCCCCATTCGGCGTAAAACGCCGCCAGGTCCTCGTCATGCGACGGCTGAGACAGATACTCCGCCACATCAAAGCCAATCCCACCCGCGCCAATAATCGCCACCCGTTTACCCACCGGGCGCTTATCGCGCAGCACCTCCAGATAACTCAGCACACTGGGGTGATGGATGCCCGGAATAGCCGGTGTACGCGGCTTAATGCCGGTTGCGAGCACCACTTCATCTGCATCACTCAGGGTATCTGCCGTGACCCGCCGGCCGGTCTGAACTGTCACGCCTGCTGCTGCCAGCTGATAGCGGAAATAACGCAGTGTTTCACTGAACTCAGATTTGCCGGGGATCTGCCGGGCAATATTGAACTGACCGCCAATCTCGGGCGCGGCCTCATAGAGCGTCACCTGATGTCCGCGCTGCGCCGCCTGCAGGGCAAACGCCATCCCGGCCGGGCCGGCACCCACCACTGCCAGTCTGCGCGGTGCGGTGCTGGCGATGACCGGCATCAGCGACTCATGGCAGGCGCGCGGATTGACCAGGCAGGAGGTGATTTTACCGGCGAACACCTGGTCAAGGCAGGCCTGATTACAGGCGATGCAGGTGTTGATGCTGTCCGGTTCGCCGCGCTGCGCTTTGCTGACAAAGGCGGGGTCGGCGAGGAAAGGGCGTGCCATCGACACCATATCGGCACAGCCCGACTGCAACAGGGCCTCAGCGACAGCGGGATGGTTAATACGGTTGGTGGCGATCACCGGCACCGAAACGTGGGCACGCAGGCGCTGCGTCACCCATGCAAAGGCCGCGCGCGGCACGCAGGTGGCGATGGTCGGGATGCGCGCTTCGTGCCAGCCGATGCCGGTATTGAACAGCGTGACGCCGCACTGTTCCAGCTCGCCCGCCAGCAACAGGGTCTCCTCCAGCGAACTGCCTTCTTCGATCAGGTCGAGCATCGACAGCCGGAAGATAATGATAAAGGCGTCGCCGGTAGCTGCGCGAACCGCGCGGGTAATCGCCAGTGCGAACTGCATCCGCTGGCGGAAGTCGCCGCCCCAGCGGTCGGTGCGCTGATTGGTGTGTTTCACCAGAAACTGATTAATCAGGTAGCCTTCGGACCCCATGATCTCCACACCATCGTAACCTGCCTGCTGGGCCAGCCGCGCGCAGCGGGCGAAGTCCTCAATGGTCTGTTCAATCGCCGTCTCGCTCATCGCCTGTGGCGTAAACGGGTTGATGGGTGCCTGACGGGCGGAGGGCGCGACCAGATCGGGCTGATAGCTGTAACGACCGGTATGCAGGATCTGCAGTGCAATTTTTCCCTGATGCTGATGCACCGCTTCTGTGATTTGTCGATGCCAGCTGCATTGTGCTTCGTCGGTGAGCATCGCGCCATGCGCGGTGGTAACACCCTGCGCATTGGGGGCGATGCCGCCGGTGACAATCAGCGCTACGCCTTCCCGTGCCCGCTCGCCGTAGAACGCCGCCAGCCGGGCTGCGCCATCCGGATGCTCTTCCAGGCCGGTATGCATCGACCCCATCAGAAAGCGGTTTCTCAGGCGGGTAAAGCCAAGATCCAGCGGCGTAAACAGCGCAGGATAATCAGGATTGACGGACATGGTAGTCACTCACAGCAAAGTGGTCGGATGAGTTTACTCTAGCCACTTCTGCATTAAAAAAAAGTGAA is a genomic window containing:
- a CDS encoding chloride channel protein, encoding MKASKHALNWTTLLIAIPVGCAASLVTLAFRGVIELINHLLFARSGEITESLHLWPWIFWPLLVGAGGVLAGYFLRYAVAIEQQQTVKTDYLEVINARLDAVPTRTSLFRALSSIASIGSGASIGKEGPMVQLSALCGSAIGRLLPASLNLKNSDVVAMAAAAGLASVYHAPLASAIFVAEIAFGISALQRLIPLIIASATAVMTMWTLGFRSALYPLADANFAMDLSSLLMTVVIGLSAGLAGWLLIKCIARSKVLFSGIASLPLRLGAGGFAVGLLALISTDILGNGYEVIVKVMAGDYLLPGLLLLLVLKTLATSLSVGSNAVGGLFTPSLLIGALLGVIIAMIGAALHLPLGNVLLYAAIGMAAVLAAVSQAPLMAMLMVLEMTLNSSLLFPLMIATVLASMVVYRLQSASTYPVVSHHFSRSEAKYDFDNMRIAELIIPGAALQPEESVGQALAVSSLKRERYVYVINAAGAFLGVVSIHEISRRVLAQEITLDSPVQCVMDQDFPVVYQNQSMREGWEAFAAVTLERLPVLNNPQERRFLGALTKTSLIQKAQEFL
- a CDS encoding M48 family metallopeptidase — protein: MSSLIYLQGYPAPLLEQVQTLIAHQRLGAFLQERYPDTHDVMSDKALYDYTQALKNRYMRNAPPISKVMWDNKIKVMKHALGLHTAISRIQGGKLKAKAEIRISTFFRLAPEPFLRMIVVHELAHLKEKDHDKAFYQLCCHMEPDYHQLEFDARLWMTDQAMRGNAA
- the rlmG gene encoding 23S rRNA (guanine(1835)-N(2))-methyltransferase RlmG, encoding MSQLELNDRTLILHRFPQMRDESPLQAWDAADEYLLQQALPEGPVLIFNDSFGALTCALNPRTVWHVSDSWLSQQAARQNLSFNEMDDSNVHFVDSLAELPAAPAAVLIKVPKTLALLEHQLRAIREVVTPDTVIVAAARAKEIHNSTLQLFEQIIGETKTSLAWKKARLIYSQFSQPELREATPTLVWPLDGTPYQIHNYANVFSRSSLDIGARLFVQHLPENIEGEIVDLGCGNGVVGLVALEQNPQAEVHFLDESYMAVASSKLNVEVNRPDDLSRCQFLVNNVLSGYPSDRLHAVLCNPPFHQQHAVTDHLAWQMFRDAKRCLQYGGELRIVGNRHLDYHHKLKKLFGNCTLIASNQKFVVLRAVKMR
- a CDS encoding NADPH-dependent 2,4-dienoyl-CoA reductase, with translation MSVNPDYPALFTPLDLGFTRLRNRFLMGSMHTGLEEHPDGAARLAAFYGERAREGVALIVTGGIAPNAQGVTTAHGAMLTDEAQCSWHRQITEAVHQHQGKIALQILHTGRYSYQPDLVAPSARQAPINPFTPQAMSETAIEQTIEDFARCARLAQQAGYDGVEIMGSEGYLINQFLVKHTNQRTDRWGGDFRQRMQFALAITRAVRAATGDAFIIIFRLSMLDLIEEGSSLEETLLLAGELEQCGVTLFNTGIGWHEARIPTIATCVPRAAFAWVTQRLRAHVSVPVIATNRINHPAVAEALLQSGCADMVSMARPFLADPAFVSKAQRGEPDSINTCIACNQACLDQVFAGKITSCLVNPRACHESLMPVIASTAPRRLAVVGAGPAGMAFALQAAQRGHQVTLYEAAPEIGGQFNIARQIPGKSEFSETLRYFRYQLAAAGVTVQTGRRVTADTLSDADEVVLATGIKPRTPAIPGIHHPSVLSYLEVLRDKRPVGKRVAIIGAGGIGFDVAEYLSQPSHDEDLAAFYAEWGIDHSLTQRGGLVAPQPPAASRQIWLLQRRSGKPGAGLAKTTGWIHRTSLQARGVEMWGGIEYLAIDDSGLHVRRNGETLLLEVDNVIICAGQEPQRELEAALRAKGQVVTVIGGADVAEELDARRAIAQATQLALTI